The following coding sequences lie in one Hydrogenophaga sp. PBL-H3 genomic window:
- a CDS encoding IclR family transcriptional regulator, with the protein MPTAQRNTLITPVVTDADEDEPQRAGIQSVEVGFELLNALSEAPGALMLRDLAAAAGMSAAKAHRYLVSFQRMGLVVQDPVSTRYDLGPAALRLGLASLSRIDAVKLARERMDALITQTGHTLAIAVWGNQGPTMVHWIEAPQTVPVTLRLGDVMPLLTSATGRCFAAFMGTEGRDAQRIGPMVRDELARLKKLPRSGLPLVDVPHTLAEVQALLDETRQHGLARVVHSLLPGVGGFCAPVFDAQGRLALGLVVLGSVATLDTEWSGAPARAVLESARQLSADLGHRPPPLSP; encoded by the coding sequence ATGCCCACCGCCCAACGCAACACCCTTATCACCCCAGTCGTCACGGATGCGGACGAGGACGAGCCGCAGCGCGCGGGCATCCAGTCGGTGGAGGTGGGCTTCGAGCTGCTGAACGCCTTGTCGGAAGCGCCGGGCGCGCTGATGCTGCGCGACCTGGCCGCGGCCGCCGGCATGAGTGCGGCCAAAGCGCACCGCTACCTGGTGAGCTTCCAGCGCATGGGGCTGGTGGTGCAAGACCCCGTGAGCACCCGCTACGACCTCGGCCCCGCCGCGCTGCGCCTGGGCCTGGCCAGCCTCTCGCGCATCGACGCGGTGAAGCTGGCGCGCGAACGCATGGACGCGCTGATCACCCAGACCGGCCACACCCTGGCCATCGCGGTGTGGGGCAACCAGGGGCCGACCATGGTGCACTGGATCGAAGCGCCGCAAACCGTGCCGGTCACGCTGCGCCTGGGCGATGTGATGCCACTGCTCACCTCGGCCACCGGGCGGTGCTTTGCCGCCTTCATGGGTACCGAGGGGCGCGACGCACAGCGCATTGGCCCCATGGTGCGCGACGAACTGGCCCGCCTGAAGAAGCTGCCGCGTAGCGGCCTGCCACTGGTGGACGTGCCACACACGCTGGCGGAGGTACAAGCCCTGCTGGACGAGACGCGCCAGCACGGGCTGGCCCGTGTGGTGCACAGCCTGCTGCCCGGCGTGGGCGGTTTCTGTGCGCCGGTGTTCGACGCCCAAGGCCGCCTGGCGCTGGGCCTGGTGGTGCTGGGTTCGGTCGCCACGCTGGACACCGAGTGGTCGGGCGCGCCCGCCCGCGCCGTGCTGGAGAGCGCACGCCAGCTGAGCGCCGATCTCGGTCACCGCCCGCCCCCACTCAGCCCATGA
- a CDS encoding DUF3108 domain-containing protein: protein MSLVRTPAAAPRWPTLLALVAGVLGVHFALLLGELPGFSTSARPTATMPAPAAALQARSNGMGIPDPAPSVAVARVSTVRWIVPAEASVPQAVQAAPTAAARAASKPRPVPPTPSPAPVVEQVQAGAVAPAAVAMAPPEVTEAPPAEPAPVEQFALAEPGADDTARTPAPSEDDEANTAPDEERLAAAALRKRAPASAAARPLPPAQPPGSTQLDYDVTGRIKGIAYSAQGRLEWRTGDGRYDARMEMKVFLLGSRVQTSTGRVGPAGLMPERFADRSRSEKAAHFDAANQRIRFSNNAPDAELRPGAQDRLSLFLQIASLLQARPQAYASGQTIEMQVAGTGDADIWRFEVGDEVRLSLPAGEVRARLLKRLPRKEFDSTVEMWLAPDLQHLPVRLRVTQSNGDVADQQLSRLP, encoded by the coding sequence ATGAGCCTGGTGCGCACGCCCGCAGCCGCACCGCGCTGGCCGACGTTGCTGGCGCTGGTTGCCGGTGTGCTGGGTGTGCACTTCGCGCTGCTGCTGGGCGAGCTGCCCGGCTTCAGCACCAGCGCGCGACCAACGGCCACCATGCCGGCCCCCGCGGCGGCGCTGCAGGCCCGCAGCAATGGCATGGGGATACCCGACCCCGCGCCATCTGTGGCGGTGGCGCGCGTGAGCACCGTGCGGTGGATCGTGCCGGCCGAGGCATCGGTGCCGCAGGCAGTGCAGGCAGCGCCCACCGCTGCCGCGCGCGCAGCGTCCAAGCCCCGGCCAGTGCCCCCCACACCCTCACCAGCGCCAGTGGTGGAACAAGTGCAAGCTGGCGCCGTTGCACCGGCAGCGGTCGCAATGGCCCCGCCGGAGGTCACCGAGGCCCCTCCCGCCGAGCCGGCGCCCGTGGAGCAGTTCGCCCTGGCCGAACCCGGCGCGGACGACACCGCGCGCACGCCGGCACCGTCCGAAGATGACGAAGCCAACACCGCGCCCGACGAAGAACGGCTGGCGGCCGCCGCCCTCAGGAAGCGTGCACCAGCGAGCGCTGCCGCTCGGCCCCTGCCCCCGGCGCAACCACCCGGTAGCACCCAGCTCGACTACGACGTCACCGGCCGCATCAAGGGCATCGCCTACAGCGCACAGGGCCGACTCGAGTGGCGGACTGGCGATGGCCGCTACGACGCCCGCATGGAAATGAAGGTGTTCCTGCTGGGCAGCCGGGTCCAGACAAGCACCGGCCGGGTGGGCCCCGCCGGCTTGATGCCCGAGCGTTTCGCCGACCGCAGCCGCAGCGAAAAGGCGGCCCATTTCGACGCCGCGAACCAGCGCATCCGCTTCAGCAACAACGCACCCGACGCCGAGTTGCGGCCCGGCGCGCAAGACCGCCTGAGCCTGTTCTTGCAGATCGCCAGCCTGCTGCAGGCGCGCCCGCAGGCCTACGCCAGCGGTCAGACCATCGAGATGCAGGTGGCCGGCACGGGTGATGCCGACATCTGGCGGTTTGAAGTGGGCGACGAGGTCCGGCTCTCGCTGCCTGCCGGCGAGGTCCGTGCGCGCCTGCTCAAGCGCCTGCCGCGCAAGGAATTCGACAGCACGGTGGAGATGTGGCTGGCGCCCGACCTGCAGCATCTGCCGGTGCGCCTGCGCGTGACCCAGTCCAACGGCGACGTGGCCGACCAGCAACTCAGCCGTCTGCCCTAG
- a CDS encoding BTH_I0359 family protein yields the protein MNMLYDSDAFAVVHILANAPTEGEDTSAQGPQIPRHGFEIVDKRSGKEVYLDGSWAEMFQIQITAWQQSTPSQEEVEDTLEGYAELAQMPVVMH from the coding sequence ATGAACATGCTCTACGACTCGGATGCCTTCGCTGTGGTCCACATCCTGGCCAACGCACCCACAGAAGGTGAAGACACGTCCGCGCAAGGCCCACAGATCCCGCGCCATGGGTTCGAGATCGTGGACAAGCGCTCGGGCAAAGAGGTGTATCTCGACGGCTCATGGGCCGAGATGTTCCAAATCCAGATCACCGCCTGGCAGCAGAGCACCCCTTCGCAGGAAGAGGTGGAAGACACGCTGGAAGGCTACGCAGAATTGGCTCAAATGCCAGTTGTGATGCACTAG
- a CDS encoding AbrB family transcriptional regulator, which produces MPAFGPTSWRRVVITLLLALAAALLCVWLRTPIPWMIGPLLVTALVSMLGVPTESWTPLRNTGQWVIGTALGLYFTPVVGALVASLWWAIALGIAWALLLGLAFGAWLRRLHAGHLAHLTPAQLLSTTYFAGSIGGASEMTLIAERQGASTDLVAAAHSLRVLLVTLTIPFALQFWGVNGLDTLTLGPREVQATGLLVLASLTLVGALVMQWLGRANPWFMGALVVTMVITLCGVTWSAIPQPLSNAAQLVIGVSLGVRFTPAFVHTAPRWLASVAFASFFMMGICALFGWGLSKATGLHPATLLLGTAPGGIAEMAITAKVLQLGVPVVTAFQVCRLVAVLVLAEPVYRWRYRQT; this is translated from the coding sequence TTGCCCGCCTTTGGCCCCACTTCGTGGCGGCGTGTTGTCATCACCCTGTTGCTCGCCCTGGCCGCCGCGCTGCTTTGCGTGTGGCTGCGAACGCCCATTCCCTGGATGATTGGTCCGCTGCTGGTGACCGCGCTGGTCTCGATGCTGGGTGTACCCACCGAGAGCTGGACGCCACTGCGCAACACCGGGCAGTGGGTCATCGGCACCGCACTGGGCCTGTATTTCACGCCGGTCGTGGGCGCGCTGGTGGCCAGCCTGTGGTGGGCGATCGCGCTGGGCATTGCCTGGGCGCTGCTGCTGGGGCTGGCCTTTGGTGCCTGGCTCCGCCGCCTGCATGCGGGGCACCTGGCGCACCTCACACCTGCGCAGTTGCTGAGCACGACCTACTTTGCCGGGTCCATCGGCGGGGCCTCGGAGATGACGCTGATCGCCGAGCGCCAGGGTGCGAGCACCGATCTGGTGGCCGCCGCGCACAGCCTGCGCGTGTTGCTGGTCACGCTCACCATTCCGTTTGCGCTGCAGTTCTGGGGTGTGAATGGCCTGGACACGCTCACCCTGGGCCCGCGCGAGGTGCAGGCCACCGGTCTGCTGGTGCTCGCCAGCCTCACGCTCGTGGGGGCGCTGGTCATGCAATGGCTGGGCCGCGCCAACCCGTGGTTCATGGGTGCGCTGGTGGTCACCATGGTGATCACGCTCTGTGGCGTCACCTGGTCCGCGATCCCGCAGCCGCTGTCCAACGCGGCGCAGCTGGTCATCGGCGTGAGCCTGGGCGTGCGTTTCACGCCGGCCTTCGTGCACACGGCACCCCGCTGGCTGGCTTCGGTGGCGTTCGCCAGCTTTTTCATGATGGGCATCTGTGCGCTGTTCGGCTGGGGCCTGTCCAAAGCCACCGGCCTGCACCCGGCCACCCTGCTGCTGGGCACGGCCCCCGGCGGCATCGCCGAGATGGCCATCACCGCCAAGGTGTTGCAACTCGGTGTGCCCGTGGTGACCGCCTTCCAGGTCTGCCGCCTGGTGGCCGTGCTGGTGCTGGCCGAGCCGGTGTACCGCTGGCGCTACCGCCAGACGTGA
- a CDS encoding ChaN family lipoprotein, protein MTCRSAVALSVSMALLGACAHQPPTTVSALLERVMPTPVLMLGEQHDAPEHQALQRDVVQALGARGQLGALVMEMAEQGRQTTGLSADASETRVREALAWTDDATTGWPWATYGPVVMAAVRAGAPVLGGNLPRSQMRAAMGNAGLEGRINSAALQEQREGIRSGHCDLLPEGQIGPMTRIQLARDDAMARTTVAAVEKAGAGKTVVLVAGNGHVRRDLGVPLYLPATLEHRVVMAQAGGPRTALPSDAVWLTPPQPPRDHCAELRQQFKR, encoded by the coding sequence ATGACCTGTCGATCTGCTGTCGCACTGAGCGTGAGCATGGCCCTGCTGGGCGCCTGCGCTCACCAGCCGCCCACCACCGTGTCCGCCCTGCTCGAACGCGTGATGCCAACGCCCGTGCTCATGCTCGGCGAGCAACACGATGCGCCCGAACACCAGGCATTGCAGCGCGACGTGGTGCAGGCGCTGGGTGCGCGCGGTCAGCTCGGCGCGCTGGTGATGGAGATGGCCGAGCAAGGCCGCCAGACCACCGGCCTGTCGGCCGATGCCAGCGAAACCCGGGTGCGGGAGGCTCTGGCCTGGACCGACGACGCCACCACCGGCTGGCCCTGGGCCACCTACGGCCCGGTGGTGATGGCCGCCGTGCGCGCGGGTGCACCGGTGCTCGGTGGCAACCTGCCGCGCAGCCAGATGCGCGCGGCCATGGGCAATGCCGGGCTGGAAGGCCGCATCAACAGCGCTGCCCTGCAGGAGCAGCGCGAAGGCATCCGCAGCGGCCATTGCGACCTGCTGCCCGAGGGCCAGATCGGGCCGATGACGCGCATCCAGCTGGCGCGCGACGACGCCATGGCCCGGACCACGGTGGCCGCTGTCGAGAAGGCCGGTGCGGGCAAGACGGTGGTGCTGGTGGCCGGCAACGGCCACGTGCGGCGCGACCTGGGTGTGCCGCTGTACCTGCCGGCCACGCTGGAACACCGGGTGGTGATGGCACAGGCCGGCGGGCCCAGGACGGCCCTGCCCTCGGACGCGGTGTGGCTCACGCCGCCCCAGCCGCCGCGCGACCACTGCGCCGAACTGCGCCAGCAGTTCAAGCGCTGA
- a CDS encoding aminotransferase class III-fold pyridoxal phosphate-dependent enzyme, which yields MAYNDLRMDNQWLPFTPNRSFAKDPRIFVAADGMHFTTHDGRQVIDGISSLWCVGAGHNRKPINEAIKKQLDTLDYSTAFSVSNDKAFRAAEMIAALAPGDLNKVLFCNSGSEAADTSMKVALAYHRARGEGHRNVFIGRERGYHGVGFGGMSVGGIPANRKVYGTSLLPRVDHLRFIHDPVKHAYVHNTEPVWDEDLLLELENRILPLHDPSNVAAVIVEPVAGSAGWYVPPQGYLKRLREICDKHGILLIFDEVITGFGRLGTAFASDYYGVQPDMLNFAKAVTNGVFPLGGVVCTDRIYEAMMGAHGSAPEHAIEFFHGYTYSGHPVACAAAIATLDLFREEHLFERAGAMGPVLGDAMHAALKGLPNVIGIRSLGLAAAVELAPIAGLPGKRAFDVFMDCYHRGVLVRNAGENLVFAPPFIVEKSQIETMVGTLADAVKRAA from the coding sequence ATGGCCTACAACGACCTTCGCATGGACAACCAGTGGTTGCCCTTCACCCCCAACCGCAGCTTTGCCAAGGACCCGCGCATCTTCGTGGCGGCCGACGGCATGCACTTCACCACGCACGACGGCCGCCAGGTGATTGATGGCATCTCCAGCCTGTGGTGCGTGGGCGCCGGCCACAACCGCAAGCCCATCAACGAGGCGATCAAGAAGCAGCTCGACACGCTCGACTACAGCACCGCCTTCAGCGTGAGCAACGACAAGGCCTTCCGCGCCGCCGAGATGATCGCCGCCCTGGCCCCCGGCGACCTGAACAAGGTGCTGTTCTGCAACTCGGGCAGTGAGGCGGCCGACACCTCGATGAAGGTGGCGCTGGCCTACCACCGCGCGCGCGGCGAGGGCCACCGCAACGTCTTCATCGGCCGCGAGCGCGGCTACCACGGCGTGGGCTTCGGTGGCATGTCGGTCGGTGGCATTCCGGCCAACCGCAAGGTCTACGGCACCAGCCTGCTGCCGCGCGTGGACCACCTGCGCTTCATTCACGACCCGGTGAAACATGCCTATGTGCACAACACCGAACCGGTGTGGGACGAGGACCTGCTGCTGGAGCTGGAAAACCGCATCCTGCCGCTGCACGACCCGAGCAACGTGGCTGCCGTGATCGTGGAGCCGGTGGCCGGCAGCGCGGGCTGGTATGTGCCGCCGCAGGGCTACCTGAAACGGCTGCGCGAGATCTGCGACAAACACGGCATCCTGCTGATCTTCGACGAGGTCATCACCGGCTTCGGCCGTCTGGGCACGGCCTTCGCGTCGGACTACTACGGTGTGCAGCCCGACATGCTGAACTTCGCCAAGGCCGTGACCAACGGCGTGTTCCCGCTCGGTGGCGTGGTCTGCACCGACCGCATCTATGAAGCCATGATGGGCGCGCACGGCAGCGCACCAGAGCACGCCATCGAGTTCTTCCACGGCTACACCTACTCGGGCCACCCGGTGGCGTGTGCTGCTGCCATCGCCACCCTCGATCTGTTCCGCGAAGAGCATCTGTTCGAGCGCGCCGGCGCGATGGGCCCGGTGCTGGGCGATGCGATGCACGCCGCGCTCAAGGGCCTGCCCAATGTGATCGGCATCCGCAGCCTGGGCTTGGCGGCAGCGGTGGAACTTGCTCCCATCGCCGGTCTGCCGGGCAAGCGCGCGTTTGACGTGTTCATGGACTGCTACCACCGCGGCGTGCTGGTGCGCAACGCGGGCGAGAACCTGGTGTTCGCGCCGCCCTTCATTGTGGAGAAATCCCAGATCGAGACGATGGTCGGCACCTTGGCCGACGCCGTGAAAAGAGCCGCCTGA
- the purU gene encoding formyltetrahydrofolate deformylase, which yields MNHTHVLTLSCQDRPGIVHAVSGFLFEHGGNIEEAAQYNDHDTGLFFMRVQFACSQLTQDDLLLRLKLFAEPFGMRWSLHPLAEPVRAVIFVSKEGHCLNDLMFRWKSGLLALDIRAIISNHREFYQLAASYNVPFHHIPVTAATKAQAEAKQLEVIRSEGAELVVLARYMQVLSNDLCRELAGKAINIHHSFLPSFKGAKPYYQAHDRGVKLIGATAHYVTADLDEGPIIEQDVARVDHTDTVEDLTARGRDTESQVLARAVKWHSEHRVLLNGHKTVVFK from the coding sequence ATGAACCACACCCACGTCCTCACCCTCTCCTGCCAGGACCGCCCCGGCATCGTGCACGCCGTCTCCGGCTTTTTGTTCGAGCATGGCGGCAACATCGAAGAAGCCGCGCAGTACAACGACCACGACACCGGCCTGTTCTTCATGCGGGTGCAGTTCGCCTGCAGCCAGCTCACGCAAGACGACCTGCTGCTGCGCCTGAAACTCTTCGCCGAGCCCTTCGGCATGCGCTGGAGCCTGCATCCGCTGGCCGAGCCGGTGCGCGCCGTGATCTTTGTCAGCAAGGAAGGCCACTGCCTCAACGACCTGATGTTCCGCTGGAAGAGCGGCCTGCTGGCGCTGGACATCCGCGCCATCATCAGCAACCACCGCGAGTTCTACCAACTCGCGGCCAGCTACAACGTGCCGTTTCACCACATCCCGGTGACGGCCGCCACCAAAGCGCAGGCCGAGGCGAAACAGCTTGAGGTCATCCGCAGCGAAGGCGCCGAACTGGTGGTGCTCGCGCGCTACATGCAGGTGCTCAGCAACGACCTGTGCCGCGAACTCGCGGGCAAGGCCATCAACATCCACCACAGCTTCCTGCCCAGCTTCAAGGGCGCCAAGCCCTACTACCAGGCACACGACCGCGGCGTGAAGCTGATCGGCGCCACCGCCCATTACGTCACGGCCGACCTCGACGAGGGCCCGATCATCGAACAGGACGTGGCCCGCGTGGACCACACCGACACGGTGGAAGACCTCACCGCGCGCGGCCGCGACACCGAAAGCCAGGTGCTGGCGCGAGCGGTGAAGTGGCACAGCGAACACCGCGTGCTGCTGAACGGACACAAGACCGTCGTCTTCAAATGA
- a CDS encoding LysR substrate-binding domain-containing protein, whose amino-acid sequence MIRIPPIQCLLTFEALARLRSVTQTADELNVTPSAVSHRIKQLEQILGTKLFGRADFSLTTEGSEYLAHVRDGLATLQKFPSNAATPGRRKLRVAVTPTFARSVLLPRLKQFNDAYPEIDLTLQVSIPLLDVVAEDADLTVRFGTGRYADVEHVCLMKDEVTPLASPAFVREHGPFESTQDLDGVPLLRSPLEPWRTWFAAHDLDWPEPNEGSQFNDIGLMCDGAAAGMGVALVRLKLAAPWLEHGTLVPLYSRHVPSPHAHYLCWRTGTMDRWECAAFAEWLKKAVS is encoded by the coding sequence ATGATCCGGATTCCGCCGATTCAGTGCCTGCTCACCTTCGAGGCGCTGGCGCGCCTGCGCAGCGTCACGCAGACGGCGGATGAACTCAATGTGACACCCAGCGCGGTGAGCCACCGCATCAAGCAACTGGAGCAGATCCTGGGCACCAAGCTGTTCGGGCGAGCCGATTTTTCGCTCACCACCGAAGGCAGCGAATACCTTGCCCACGTGCGCGACGGTCTGGCCACGTTGCAGAAGTTTCCGAGCAACGCCGCCACGCCGGGACGGCGCAAGCTGCGCGTCGCGGTCACGCCCACCTTTGCGCGCTCGGTGCTGCTGCCGCGCCTCAAGCAGTTCAATGACGCCTACCCCGAGATCGACCTCACGCTGCAGGTGAGCATTCCGCTGCTGGACGTGGTGGCCGAGGACGCCGACCTCACCGTGCGTTTCGGCACCGGGCGTTATGCCGACGTGGAACACGTCTGCCTGATGAAGGACGAAGTGACGCCGCTGGCCTCACCCGCCTTCGTGCGCGAACACGGTCCGTTCGAGAGCACACAGGACCTCGACGGTGTGCCGCTGCTGCGCAGCCCGCTGGAGCCTTGGCGCACCTGGTTCGCCGCGCACGACCTCGACTGGCCCGAACCCAACGAGGGTTCGCAGTTCAACGACATCGGCCTCATGTGCGACGGCGCCGCCGCCGGCATGGGCGTGGCCCTGGTGCGGCTCAAACTCGCCGCGCCCTGGCTGGAGCACGGCACGTTGGTGCCGCTCTACAGCCGCCACGTGCCCAGCCCGCACGCGCACTACCTGTGCTGGCGCACCGGCACCATGGACCGCTGGGAGTGCGCGGCGTTCGCAGAGTGGCTCAAAAAGGCTGTGAGCTGA
- a CDS encoding Hsp20/alpha crystallin family protein gives MNRLIARNHLFDDFFKDVAPGFYVKPLHGEPLPAQIKIDVKETPEAYAVEAEVPGVSREDIHVTIDGPVVTLRAEIRQQDSQSEGEKLLRSERFYGAVSRSFQLPQDIDNATSKAKYENGVLQLTLPKKLPTAGQRLTIE, from the coding sequence ATGAACCGTTTGATTGCCCGCAACCACCTGTTCGACGACTTCTTCAAGGATGTCGCCCCTGGCTTTTACGTCAAACCCCTGCACGGCGAGCCGCTGCCAGCGCAAATCAAGATCGATGTGAAGGAAACGCCCGAGGCTTATGCGGTGGAAGCCGAGGTGCCTGGTGTGTCGCGCGAAGACATACACGTCACGATCGACGGCCCGGTGGTCACACTGCGCGCCGAGATCCGCCAGCAGGACAGCCAGTCCGAAGGCGAAAAGCTGTTGCGCAGCGAACGCTTCTACGGCGCTGTGTCGCGCAGCTTTCAGTTGCCGCAGGACATCGACAACGCGACGTCGAAGGCGAAATACGAGAACGGTGTGCTGCAGCTGACGCTGCCGAAAAAGCTGCCCACCGCCGGCCAACGCCTGACGATCGAGTGA
- a CDS encoding FAD-linked oxidase C-terminal domain-containing protein — protein MNAPASPAQATQLQRAARQAEVVRALQAVVPAHALLWQAEDTVPYECDGLTAYRERPLVVVLPETEAQVAAVLKACHVLDVPVVARGAGTGLSGGAMPHALGVTMSLAKFNRILKIDPRSRTAVVQAGVRNLAISEAAAPHGLYYAPDPSSQIACTIGGNVAENSGGVHCLKYGLTVHNVLQVRGFTVEGEPVTFGGEALDVPGFDLLSLVIGSEGMLAVTTEVTVKLVPKPLLARCIMASFDDIRKAGDAVASVIAAGIIPAGLEMMDKPMTAAVEDFVHAGYDLDAEAILLCESDGTPEEVEEEIGRMSAVLRGCGATAIAVSQNEAERLRFWSGRKNAFPASGRISPDYMCMDSTIPRKRLADILLAIAEMEKKYGLRCANVFHAGDGNLHPLILFDANDADQLHRCELFGADILETSVAMGGTVTGEHGVGVEKLNSMCVQFSPEENEQMFSVKRAFDTKSLLNPGKVIPTLQRCAEYGKMLVRGGRLAHPDLPRF, from the coding sequence ATGAACGCACCCGCCTCCCCCGCCCAGGCCACCCAGCTCCAGCGCGCCGCGCGACAGGCCGAGGTGGTGCGCGCCCTGCAGGCCGTCGTGCCAGCCCACGCCCTGCTCTGGCAGGCGGAAGACACCGTGCCCTACGAATGCGACGGACTGACCGCCTACCGCGAGCGCCCACTGGTGGTGGTGCTGCCCGAAACCGAAGCCCAGGTGGCCGCCGTGCTCAAGGCCTGTCACGTGCTCGATGTGCCGGTGGTGGCGCGCGGCGCGGGCACGGGTCTCTCGGGGGGGGCCATGCCGCACGCCCTGGGGGTCACGATGTCGCTGGCCAAGTTCAACCGCATCCTGAAGATCGACCCGCGATCGCGCACGGCGGTGGTGCAGGCCGGCGTGCGCAACCTCGCCATCTCGGAGGCCGCCGCGCCACACGGCCTGTACTACGCGCCCGACCCGAGCAGCCAGATCGCCTGCACCATCGGCGGCAACGTGGCCGAGAACTCCGGCGGCGTGCACTGCCTCAAGTACGGGCTGACGGTGCACAACGTGCTGCAGGTGCGCGGCTTCACTGTTGAAGGCGAGCCCGTCACCTTCGGCGGCGAGGCGCTGGACGTGCCCGGCTTTGACCTGCTCTCGCTGGTCATCGGCAGCGAGGGCATGCTGGCCGTGACCACAGAAGTCACCGTGAAACTGGTGCCCAAGCCCCTGCTGGCGCGCTGCATCATGGCCAGCTTCGACGACATCCGCAAAGCCGGCGACGCGGTGGCCTCCGTCATTGCCGCCGGCATCATCCCGGCCGGGCTGGAGATGATGGACAAACCCATGACGGCCGCGGTGGAGGACTTCGTGCACGCGGGCTACGACCTCGACGCCGAGGCCATCCTGCTCTGCGAGAGCGACGGCACGCCCGAAGAGGTGGAAGAAGAAATCGGCCGCATGAGCGCAGTGCTGCGCGGCTGCGGTGCCACCGCGATCGCGGTGAGCCAGAACGAGGCCGAGCGCCTGCGCTTCTGGAGCGGGCGCAAGAACGCGTTTCCGGCCAGCGGGCGCATCAGCCCCGACTACATGTGCATGGACTCGACCATCCCGCGCAAGCGCCTGGCCGACATCCTGCTGGCCATCGCCGAGATGGAGAAAAAGTACGGTCTGCGCTGCGCCAACGTGTTCCACGCCGGCGACGGCAACCTGCACCCGCTGATCCTGTTCGATGCGAATGACGCCGACCAGCTGCACCGCTGCGAACTCTTCGGCGCCGACATCCTGGAGACCAGCGTGGCCATGGGCGGCACGGTCACGGGCGAGCACGGCGTGGGCGTGGAGAAGCTCAACAGCATGTGTGTGCAGTTCTCGCCCGAGGAGAACGAGCAGATGTTCAGCGTCAAGCGGGCTTTTGATACCAAATCGCTACTGAATCCGGGCAAGGTGATTCCCACGCTGCAACGTTGTGCTGAATACGGAAAAATGCTGGTGCGCGGCGGACGTCTGGCGCACCCCGACCTGCCCCGGTTCTGA